In Gemmatimonadaceae bacterium, the sequence TTGGCCGGCCGCCGCAGGCCATGGCCCGACACGGTCACGATGCGTTCCACGAGCGGCAGCCCGGTCTCGAACACCTCGGCGATCGCCGCCACCGAGCCCACGTTCTGCACCACGACCCCCACCGTCACGGGCAGCTGCCCCGACGGCACCTCGACCCCGGTCACGGCCTTGATCAGCATCTTCTCCGCGCCCTGCGGATACTTGACCGTGAGCGGAAGGATCTCCACGTCCAGATCGGCCGGCACGGCGGCGATCATCGCCGCGATCGCATCGGGCTTGTTGCGCTCGATCCCCACCACGCTCTTCGTGACGCCGAGCGCGCGCATCATGACACGGATGCCGAACAGCACCCGCGGCGCGTACTCCACCATCGTGCGGTGGTCGGAGGTGAGATACGGCTCGCACTCGGCGCCGTTGATGATCAGCGTGTGCACATGGGCGTCCTTGGGCGGCGCCAGCTTCACGTGCGTGGGGAATGCCGCGCCGCCGAGCCCCACGACGCCGGCGTTCTGCACCGCCCGCACGACTTCCTCGGGCGAGAGCCCTTCCCATTGCGGAACCAGTCGCGGCCGAGGAATGTGCGGCGCGTACCGGTCCACCTTGATCCGCACGGCTTCGGCCATCGACCCGTCGGGGTGCGGCCACCAGTCGATGTCGACCACCGTCCCCGCCGCCGAAGCGTGGATGGGCACCGACATGAAGCCGTCGGCCTCGCCCACCATGTCGCCGCGCTCGACGTGATCGCCCACCTTCACGCACAGCTTGGCCGGCTTGCCGGCATGCTGCCGCAGCGGCAGCACCAGCTCATCGGGATACGGCATCCGCCGAATCGGGAGCTGGTTGGTCAGCTCCTTCTCCTCCGGCGGATGGACGCCGTGCCGGAATCCCAGCGAGATCGCCATCGTCAGTTCAGTTGAACTTCGCGCCGCGCTTCACCCATTTCTCCAGATCCTTCTCCTTGGGGTTGAGCGGCGATCCCGGGTGAATGATCGACACCGGGCAACGCTCGGCGGCGGTGACGAGATGCTGGTACGTGCCGGCGCGCGCATCCTTCACGTACGCCTGCTTGTCCGCGTTGTACGCGAACATCTTCTTGTTCAGGTTGGTGCACTCGTTGCAGCTGGTGCACCGCGCCGAGTCGATGTAGGCCTCGAGGACGAGCGCATCGTCTTCCTCCACGACGGTGGCCGACACGGCGACCGCGACCGGTGCCGGTGCCGGTGCGGCCGCCGGAGCCGCGACGGCAGACGGCGCGGCCGTGGGGACAGGAGCGGCGACCGGCGCCGGCACCGGCGCGGCAGCAACCGCCGCGCCGTTTCCGTTCCCGGTGTGCGCCACCTCGGGCAGCGACGACAGCAGGTCGGCAATCGCCGAGCCTCCGCCGTGCCGCAGTAATCCCTCGGCCAGCCGGCGCGCGATCTGCGACGGATAGCTGGCCTTCAGCTCGCTGATCTTGGCCTCGTACTCGGCGCGCACGGCCGACAGCCGCTGGTCGAATTCGGCCTCGAGCGCAACCGCCACCGCGTCGTGCACGGCGGGCGAGATCTCGAGCCCGGCCAGCTGCTTGAGCTGCGACCAGAAGTGCAGGCGCTCCTGCGCCAGTTGCACCATCTCCGCCGACACGCCCAGGCGCCGCAGCGTGCGATCCTTGCCCACGGCGAGGATGTACGGCGCGCGCCCATCGCGCTCGTCGGCCGGCAGCGCGACGAATTCATGGAAGGGCATCATCGCGTCGTTCCACGCGTCGGACGGCACTTCGGTGAAGTGCTGCTTGAACCGGGCTTCGGTCGCCGCCCAGTCGGCGATCGTGAGGGGCACGTCGAGCGCCTGCTCGACGCCGGCGTCATCCAGGTACTTGACCGTGTATGTGGGCCAGGTCTCGTCGGGCGACGGATTGCCGTCCAGACTCAGACAGTCGGCGAAGTTCGGACCGGCGTCGGGGTCGTACGTGAGGAAGGGAAAGGCGCGGCTCTCCAGCGCCAGCCGCGCGGCCTGCTGCGACGAGTCGTCGGCGAGGCCGTGCTCCACCGGGCACGGAGTATAGATGTTGAACACCGCAGGGCGGCGCTTGTGCAGTCCCTTGAGCACGCCCGCCACGAGGTGCGACGCCGATGCCTGCGAGGACTGATGCACGTACGCGCCGCGGTGCGCGATGGCCAGGAGCGCGAGCTCCTTCCGCGTCTCGGTCTTGCCGTGCTGCGCCTTGCCGTACGCGGCCATGTCGGCCACCTGGCCGGTGTAGCCGGAGGTGCACGCCTGTCCGCCGGTGTTGGAATACACCTGCGTGTCGAGCACCACCACCTTGATCGGCTTGCCCGACGCGAGCAGCCGCGAGAGGTTCTGGAATCCGATGTCGAGCATCGCGCCGTCGCCGCCCATCGAGACG encodes:
- a CDS encoding ferredoxin; amino-acid sequence: VSMGGDGAMLDIGFQNLSRLLASGKPIKVVVLDTQVYSNTGGQACTSGYTGQVADMAAYGKAQHGKTETRKELALLAIAHRGAYVHQSSQASASHLVAGVLKGLHKRRPAVFNIYTPCPVEHGLADDSSQQAARLALESRAFPFLTYDPDAGPNFADCLSLDGNPSPDETWPTYTVKYLDDAGVEQALDVPLTIADWAATEARFKQHFTEVPSDAWNDAMMPFHEFVALPADERDGRAPYILAVGKDRTLRRLGVSAEMVQLAQERLHFWSQLKQLAGLEISPAVHDAVAVALEAEFDQRLSAVRAEYEAKISELKASYPSQIARRLAEGLLRHGGGSAIADLLSSLPEVAHTGNGNGAAVAAAPVPAPVAAPVPTAAPSAVAAPAAAPAPAPVAVAVSATVVEEDDALVLEAYIDSARCTSCNECTNLNKKMFAYNADKQAYVKDARAGTYQHLVTAAERCPVSIIHPGSPLNPKEKDLEKWVKRGAKFN
- the rsxC gene encoding electron transport complex subunit RsxC; this encodes MAISLGFRHGVHPPEEKELTNQLPIRRMPYPDELVLPLRQHAGKPAKLCVKVGDHVERGDMVGEADGFMSVPIHASAAGTVVDIDWWPHPDGSMAEAVRIKVDRYAPHIPRPRLVPQWEGLSPEEVVRAVQNAGVVGLGGAAFPTHVKLAPPKDAHVHTLIINGAECEPYLTSDHRTMVEYAPRVLFGIRVMMRALGVTKSVVGIERNKPDAIAAMIAAVPADLDVEILPLTVKYPQGAEKMLIKAVTGVEVPSGQLPVTVGVVVQNVGSVAAIAEVFETGLPLVERIVTVSGHGLRRPANLIVPVGTKLRDLLAFCDGVTADAAEVIIGGPMMGQAQANLDAPVLKGTTGVVVLARDETRADESWACIHCGRCLDACPVFLNPSMLGDLARVRRYDEMAEAHLADCMLCGSCAYVCPSNIPLAQLFQASKTALRRQLATVQ